A region of uncultured Desulfobacter sp. DNA encodes the following proteins:
- the murA gene encoding UDP-N-acetylglucosamine 1-carboxyvinyltransferase, producing the protein MDKIQITGGRQLKGEVFISGAKNAALPLIASSILVDGVCTFENVPRLMDISSIRLLLEDLGASCKFEDHTFVVDGSGIDKLEAEYELVRKMRASILVLGPLVARFGKAKVSMPGGCAIGARPVNMHLSGLEALGATITIAAGYIEATAENGLIGNEVYFDIPTVTGTENLMMAAALAKGQTKLRNAAREPEIVCLADALNLMGAKISGAGTPVITIEGVNRLQGATCRVIPDRIETGTFMVAAAATRGDVIVRDCVPDHLGGVISKLKATGAMVKTFEDRIHIKGSETIKNIDIKTLPYPGFPTDMQAQFMALVTIAQGNSMIHESIFENRFIHANELLRMGADIKISGGNIANVRGVSHLQGAPVMASDLRASASLVIAGLIAQGTTVISRVYHMDRGYETIEKKFEALGADIKRISS; encoded by the coding sequence ATGGATAAAATACAAATTACCGGGGGCCGGCAGCTAAAAGGGGAGGTCTTTATCAGTGGCGCCAAAAACGCTGCCCTTCCACTTATAGCATCAAGTATTCTTGTGGATGGCGTCTGCACGTTTGAAAATGTGCCCCGGCTGATGGATATCTCCTCCATACGTTTGCTTCTTGAGGATCTCGGGGCGTCCTGTAAATTTGAGGACCATACATTTGTTGTGGACGGGTCCGGAATCGATAAATTAGAGGCTGAATATGAACTGGTCAGAAAAATGCGTGCCTCTATTCTGGTCCTAGGGCCCCTTGTGGCAAGATTCGGAAAGGCCAAGGTTTCCATGCCCGGGGGGTGTGCCATTGGTGCCCGTCCTGTAAACATGCATCTTTCCGGCCTTGAAGCTTTGGGTGCCACCATTACAATCGCAGCCGGATATATTGAAGCAACAGCGGAAAACGGACTGATCGGAAATGAGGTCTATTTTGACATTCCCACGGTGACCGGCACGGAAAACCTTATGATGGCTGCAGCCTTGGCCAAGGGCCAGACCAAGCTGAGGAATGCCGCAAGGGAACCTGAAATTGTGTGTCTGGCAGATGCATTGAACCTGATGGGAGCAAAAATCAGTGGTGCCGGCACTCCCGTCATCACCATTGAAGGGGTGAACAGACTTCAGGGTGCGACCTGCCGTGTCATACCGGATCGCATTGAAACCGGCACGTTTATGGTGGCTGCCGCAGCGACCAGAGGAGATGTGATTGTCCGGGACTGTGTACCGGATCATTTAGGCGGCGTCATCAGTAAACTCAAAGCCACAGGGGCAATGGTCAAAACCTTTGAGGACAGGATACATATTAAAGGCAGCGAAACTATAAAAAATATTGATATAAAAACCCTGCCGTACCCCGGATTTCCCACAGATATGCAGGCCCAGTTCATGGCTCTGGTGACCATTGCCCAGGGCAACAGTATGATTCATGAATCCATCTTTGAGAACCGGTTTATCCACGCCAATGAACTGCTGCGCATGGGGGCTGACATCAAGATTTCCGGCGGAAATATCGCCAATGTCAGGGGGGTATCTCATCTCCAGGGCGCACCGGTTATGGCATCGGACCTTCGCGCCAGTGCATCCCTTGTGATTGCAGGTTTGATTGCCCAGGGTACCACTGTCATCAGCCGGGTGTATCATATGGACCGGGGATATGAGACCATTGAAAAGAAATTTGAAGCACTGGGAGCAGATATTAAAAGAATTTCATCCTGA
- a CDS encoding MFS transporter — MPLYFLSQMIPAWLRTSQIDLKTIGFLGLVMLPYSFKYLWAPFLDRYVPPFLGRRRGWMMISQILMFISMIFLIMFDPQRHIKYIIYIGLIIGFFSATQDIVLDAYRRELLPDRELGLGNSFYANAYRISGFVPGSLGLILADHLSWSTSFIIISLFMFISIIHTVLIKEIDQGITPPETLKEAVIGPFRDFFVKDGTKTGVFILLFIFFYKFGDVMATALITPFYIDVGFSMTVIGTVAKIVGLWAMIIGGFSGGVIMYRLGINKSLWIFGIVQMITILGFAVLNEAGPVLWILGVVVGLEYLGVGLGSAGLVAFIAQKTNKNFTGTQLALLSSIFAIPKVFSGVLAGILIEGITKDDGIFYSILGQLDGIGYTNFFVVCAFLALPGMALLCKVAPWQEQIQEEI; from the coding sequence ATGCCGCTTTATTTCCTTTCGCAAATGATTCCGGCCTGGTTGAGAACTTCACAAATCGATCTTAAAACAATAGGCTTTCTGGGGCTGGTTATGCTGCCTTACTCTTTCAAGTATCTATGGGCACCTTTTCTTGATCGCTATGTGCCTCCTTTTCTTGGCAGACGAAGAGGGTGGATGATGATAAGCCAGATCCTGATGTTTATCTCCATGATTTTTTTAATCATGTTTGATCCGCAAAGGCATATAAAATATATCATTTATATAGGCCTGATAATCGGTTTTTTTTCTGCTACCCAGGATATTGTTCTTGACGCATATCGAAGGGAGCTCTTACCGGACCGGGAGTTGGGCTTAGGCAATTCTTTTTATGCCAACGCGTACAGAATAAGTGGTTTTGTTCCAGGTTCTCTCGGGTTGATTTTGGCGGATCATTTATCCTGGAGTACCAGTTTCATTATTATTTCCTTGTTCATGTTTATAAGCATCATTCACACCGTTTTAATAAAAGAAATTGACCAAGGCATCACGCCCCCTGAAACATTAAAAGAGGCAGTCATTGGGCCTTTTAGGGATTTCTTCGTAAAAGATGGAACAAAAACAGGTGTTTTTATTTTGCTTTTCATTTTTTTTTACAAGTTTGGCGATGTCATGGCCACAGCCCTGATAACACCATTTTATATTGATGTCGGCTTTTCCATGACTGTTATTGGAACTGTTGCTAAAATTGTCGGTCTATGGGCAATGATTATCGGTGGATTTTCAGGTGGTGTTATCATGTACAGACTGGGCATCAATAAGTCTCTTTGGATTTTTGGAATAGTTCAAATGATAACAATTCTGGGGTTTGCCGTATTAAACGAGGCCGGACCTGTTTTGTGGATCCTGGGTGTGGTTGTCGGGTTGGAATATTTAGGCGTGGGTTTGGGATCTGCAGGGCTAGTCGCATTTATTGCCCAGAAAACAAATAAAAATTTCACAGGAACCCAGCTTGCTTTATTATCTTCAATTTTTGCCATTCCAAAGGTGTTTTCAGGGGTTCTTGCAGGCATTTTGATTGAGGGCATTACTAAAGATGACGGAATTTTTTATTCAATTTTAGGTCAGTTGGATGGTATCGGCTATACAAACTTTTTTGTGGTTTGTGCTTTTCTTGCCCTGCCGGGAATGGCGTTGCTTTGCAAGGTCGCGCCCTGGCAGGAGCAGATACAAGAAGAGATTTGA
- a CDS encoding MBL fold metallo-hydrolase, whose translation MSGQQYNRYGGDTTCFEIQADSGETVIIDAGSGIRRLGKLLVQKRIKTCYLLLTHTHWDHILGLPFFHPLLYSGTTVHIQNRTFGGLTTKQVVDRILRMPFFPVELKDFNADIRFDSSLNNCFSIGSLDIEMIPTSHSPDSMGYRFTENGRTFVFLTDNELGYAHGQSKTFEEYILFAKDADVLFHDAEYTDDEYLNKTGWGHSRLSDVLELSAKAKVGQLGLIHINQDRTDDQVDGMVDQCRRFFSDNCLSTTCYAVPAEFEIFL comes from the coding sequence GTGTCTGGGCAACAATATAACAGATACGGCGGCGATACCACCTGTTTTGAGATCCAGGCTGATTCCGGCGAAACTGTCATCATTGATGCAGGCAGTGGTATCCGAAGGCTTGGCAAGCTTTTAGTCCAGAAAAGGATTAAGACATGCTACCTGCTGTTAACCCATACCCACTGGGATCACATCCTTGGTCTGCCCTTCTTTCATCCTCTGCTTTACTCTGGGACAACAGTGCACATTCAGAACCGTACCTTTGGCGGACTGACCACAAAACAGGTTGTTGACCGGATTCTGCGCATGCCTTTTTTCCCCGTGGAGTTAAAGGATTTCAACGCCGACATCCGGTTTGACTCATCTTTGAACAACTGTTTTTCCATCGGCAGCTTGGATATTGAAATGATTCCCACGTCTCACTCCCCGGACAGCATGGGGTACAGATTTACGGAAAACGGCAGAACATTTGTGTTTTTGACGGATAATGAACTGGGATATGCCCATGGCCAGAGTAAAACCTTTGAAGAGTATATCTTGTTCGCAAAGGATGCCGATGTGCTCTTCCACGACGCCGAGTACACGGATGATGAATACCTCAATAAGACCGGGTGGGGACATTCACGCCTCTCCGATGTTCTGGAGTTAAGCGCTAAAGCCAAGGTGGGCCAGCTCGGCCTGATCCATATCAACCAGGACAGAACTGACGACCAGGTGGACGGCATGGTTGACCAGTGTCGCCGGTTTTTCAGCGATAATTGTCTTTCCACCACCTGCTATGCCGTTCCTGCGGAGTTTGAAATTTTTTTATAG
- a CDS encoding acyl-CoA dehydrogenase has protein sequence MAQAIADRRDVDFVLHEQIGTVDHELFEEFNKKTIDLIVSEARSLSIKEILPTFKDGDEIGCTLENGKVTTPESFKRAWKLFCEGEWLAMCDDPEVGGQGMPKTVGCAALEYMVGANSAFMLYYGMTHGAAKLVEAFGDETQKKLYMKKMFAGQWGGTMLLTEPEAGSDVGALTTTATLNDDGTYTIQGTKIFISAGEHDLCDNIIHPVLARIDGAPAGTKGISLFLVPKYLVNEDGSLGEFNNVACTGIEEKMGIHGNATCTLSLGDKGPCIGTLLGEENKGMPEMFKMMNEARAFVGLQGFAVASASYMNALDYARTRVQGRHLTAGKDATSKNVTIINHPDVKRQLLNMKVYTEGMRSLHYYYAKCEDIVHTTDDEALKADTKALIEVLTPIVKGYVTDKALEVCSHGVQVYGGYGYCKEFPAEQLMRDSRIFMIYEGTNGIQAMDLLGRKLSMNKGQSFAYFLDQMKKTVKEAKETEGVTALADKLEAALERYEVVAHEIGGRAKSELALNAYAFAHPFLEITGDIAFAWMHLWRACVAAPKLAKKAGTLDPATVAAKAEKNKDVAFYAGVMASARFFINTLLPGSYGKMDAILEGDSCVEDITSVSFGSK, from the coding sequence ATGGCACAGGCAATTGCAGACAGACGTGACGTCGATTTTGTATTGCATGAACAAATAGGAACTGTTGATCATGAGTTATTTGAGGAGTTTAACAAAAAAACCATTGACCTGATTGTCTCCGAGGCAAGATCCCTTTCCATCAAGGAGATCCTTCCCACATTCAAAGACGGAGATGAAATCGGCTGCACCCTTGAAAACGGCAAAGTAACCACCCCGGAGTCTTTTAAACGGGCCTGGAAACTGTTTTGTGAAGGGGAATGGCTGGCCATGTGCGATGATCCGGAAGTGGGCGGCCAGGGCATGCCCAAAACCGTGGGATGCGCAGCTTTGGAATACATGGTGGGAGCCAATTCCGCTTTTATGCTCTATTACGGCATGACCCACGGTGCGGCCAAGCTGGTGGAGGCCTTTGGTGACGAGACCCAGAAAAAACTTTACATGAAAAAAATGTTTGCCGGCCAGTGGGGCGGCACCATGCTTTTGACAGAACCCGAGGCCGGTTCCGACGTGGGGGCCCTGACCACCACAGCAACCCTGAACGACGACGGCACCTACACGATCCAGGGAACCAAAATTTTCATCTCCGCAGGCGAACACGATCTTTGCGACAACATCATCCATCCGGTCCTTGCCCGTATCGATGGTGCGCCTGCCGGCACAAAGGGAATCTCCCTGTTTCTTGTCCCCAAGTACCTGGTCAATGAAGACGGCTCGCTGGGTGAATTCAACAATGTGGCGTGCACGGGCATCGAAGAGAAGATGGGCATTCACGGCAACGCCACCTGCACCTTGTCTTTGGGAGACAAAGGGCCTTGCATCGGCACCCTTCTTGGCGAAGAAAACAAAGGCATGCCTGAAATGTTTAAGATGATGAACGAAGCCCGGGCCTTTGTGGGTCTCCAGGGGTTTGCCGTGGCCTCAGCCTCCTATATGAATGCCCTTGATTATGCCAGGACAAGAGTCCAGGGCCGTCATCTCACAGCAGGCAAGGATGCCACATCCAAAAATGTAACCATCATCAACCACCCGGATGTCAAACGCCAGCTGTTAAACATGAAAGTATACACCGAAGGCATGCGCTCTTTGCACTATTACTATGCCAAATGCGAGGACATTGTCCACACCACGGATGATGAGGCGTTAAAAGCTGATACCAAAGCATTGATTGAGGTTCTCACCCCCATTGTCAAAGGCTATGTCACGGACAAGGCCCTTGAGGTCTGCTCCCACGGCGTCCAGGTCTACGGCGGATATGGATACTGCAAGGAATTTCCGGCAGAGCAGCTCATGCGCGATTCCAGAATTTTCATGATTTACGAAGGCACCAACGGCATCCAGGCCATGGACCTTCTCGGACGCAAACTGTCCATGAACAAGGGCCAAAGTTTCGCCTACTTTCTGGATCAGATGAAAAAAACCGTAAAAGAAGCCAAAGAGACCGAAGGCGTTACGGCTCTTGCCGACAAGTTGGAAGCGGCCCTGGAACGGTATGAAGTCGTTGCCCATGAAATCGGTGGACGGGCAAAATCTGAACTTGCCCTGAACGCCTATGCCTTTGCCCATCCCTTCCTGGAGATTACCGGAGATATCGCCTTTGCCTGGATGCATCTGTGGCGTGCCTGCGTTGCCGCGCCCAAACTGGCTAAAAAAGCGGGTACACTTGATCCGGCAACTGTGGCTGCCAAGGCAGAAAAAAACAAGGATGTCGCCTTTTATGCGGGCGTGATGGCCTCGGCCAGATTTTTTATTAATACCCTTTTGCCAGGATCTTATGGTAAGATGGATGCCATCCTTGAAGGGGATTCTTGTGTGGAAGATATAACCAGCGTCTCCTTTGGCTCAAAATAA
- a CDS encoding phasin family protein, with protein sequence MLETIKNSLLAGVGMALRSKKEIEAFAREFAEQSEMNQKEAKDFLEECKNRYEDAKSTLDKKVEEVVEAVLKRLDLPTRADIDVLNTRIDELAKKNEKDA encoded by the coding sequence ATGCTTGAAACGATTAAAAACAGTCTGCTTGCCGGAGTGGGCATGGCACTGCGCTCCAAAAAGGAGATTGAGGCCTTTGCCAGGGAATTTGCCGAACAGTCTGAAATGAACCAGAAAGAGGCCAAGGACTTTTTAGAGGAGTGTAAAAACAGGTACGAAGACGCCAAATCCACCCTTGATAAAAAAGTTGAAGAAGTTGTTGAAGCAGTGCTCAAACGCCTGGACCTGCCCACCCGGGCGGACATTGACGTTTTGAATACCAGAATTGATGAGCTGGCCAAAAAAAATGAAAAGGATGCCTGA
- a CDS encoding AarF/UbiB family protein, whose amino-acid sequence MLSFKTISKVTRRYRHLVRYQQIISIVLKYGFGNIIDAMKINHYLDKIIFSKPHPKLSRNQRIRMVLEELGPTFIKMGQVLSSRPDLIPLDLTRELAALQDKVPSFAFEQVRHIIQDEFNQPIDEVFHTFEETPFASASIGQVHRAYLSPNEEVAVKIQRPGIQKIVEVDLEIIHYLAQVMEKNLEEIAIFRPVKIVEEFAQTLEKELDYTVEAANMEQMADQFARERLIHIPQVYRSHSTQRVLCMEFIRGIKADDIKAIDRAGLNRKKITRIGADFVMRQIFEFGFFHADPHPGNIFILKDQRICMIDFGMTGFVDLTTRELFIDLLQSLNSKNTQNTARLLCRLTEIDEPVNTTSLEKDISQFCTVFLYRKLEEINLNRMIHQFLEFCTRHGLRIPPDLFLMMKAFISIEGVARRLDPQFDMLSHARPYVRAAALRKYSVPRLSREFADIARDTFSLLQTLPGDTSSIITQIKQGKIKAKVSIEGLDRFMMTQDQTSNRISFAIIIAALILGSAIVLNSRIPPMLFGVSIIGIAGFIIAAVLGIWLLVAIIRRGRL is encoded by the coding sequence ATGCTCAGTTTTAAGACCATTTCCAAGGTCACCAGACGGTACCGTCATCTGGTCCGTTACCAGCAGATCATCAGCATCGTTCTCAAATACGGATTTGGGAATATTATTGATGCCATGAAGATCAATCACTATCTTGATAAAATTATATTCTCAAAACCCCATCCAAAACTGTCCAGGAACCAGAGGATCAGGATGGTACTTGAGGAACTTGGGCCTACGTTCATAAAAATGGGCCAGGTGCTCTCTTCAAGGCCGGACCTGATCCCCCTGGACCTGACCCGGGAGCTTGCCGCTCTCCAGGACAAGGTGCCCAGCTTCGCCTTTGAACAGGTTCGTCACATCATTCAAGACGAATTCAATCAACCCATTGATGAAGTATTTCATACCTTTGAGGAAACACCCTTTGCATCGGCCTCCATCGGACAGGTCCACAGGGCTTACTTATCACCCAATGAAGAGGTGGCGGTAAAAATCCAGCGCCCCGGGATCCAGAAAATTGTTGAGGTGGATCTGGAAATTATCCACTACCTGGCCCAGGTTATGGAAAAAAATCTGGAGGAGATAGCCATATTCCGACCGGTAAAAATCGTAGAAGAGTTTGCCCAGACCCTGGAGAAGGAACTCGATTACACGGTGGAGGCGGCCAATATGGAACAGATGGCAGACCAGTTTGCCAGGGAGAGGCTCATCCATATTCCCCAGGTGTACCGATCCCATTCCACACAACGGGTGCTGTGCATGGAATTTATCCGGGGAATCAAGGCCGATGACATTAAGGCCATTGACCGGGCCGGCCTTAACAGAAAAAAAATCACCCGCATTGGTGCTGATTTTGTCATGCGGCAAATATTTGAGTTTGGATTTTTCCATGCAGATCCCCATCCGGGAAATATTTTCATCCTGAAAGACCAGCGCATCTGCATGATTGATTTTGGCATGACCGGATTCGTGGATCTGACCACCCGGGAATTATTCATTGACCTGCTCCAGAGTCTGAACTCAAAAAACACCCAGAATACAGCCCGTCTGCTGTGCCGCCTCACAGAGATTGATGAACCGGTCAATACGACGTCCCTGGAAAAGGACATCTCTCAATTTTGTACCGTATTTCTATATAGAAAACTTGAAGAAATTAACCTCAACCGTATGATTCACCAGTTTCTTGAGTTTTGCACCCGGCACGGATTAAGAATCCCGCCGGACCTGTTTTTAATGATGAAGGCATTTATCAGTATTGAGGGCGTAGCCCGTAGATTAGATCCACAATTTGACATGCTCAGCCATGCCCGGCCCTATGTCAGGGCAGCCGCATTGAGAAAATATTCAGTGCCCCGGCTCTCACGGGAGTTTGCAGACATAGCCAGGGATACCTTTTCCCTGCTTCAAACCCTGCCCGGTGACACCAGCAGCATCATCACCCAGATCAAACAGGGAAAAATAAAGGCCAAGGTAAGCATTGAGGGCCTGGATCGGTTCATGATGACCCAGGATCAGACATCCAACAGGATCTCCTTTGCCATTATCATTGCCGCCCTGATCCTGGGCTCGGCCATTGTACTCAACTCCCGGATCCCCCCCATGCTCTTCGGGGTATCCATCATCGGCATTGCCGGATTTATAATCGCTGCGGTTCTTGGTATCTGGCTTTTAGTGGCTATTATTCGCAGAGGACGACTTTAA
- a CDS encoding ABC transporter substrate-binding protein, which produces MDVISFAMCSWEQMEKGFDCGDINAAFMDIAQAMYLFDKGLSIAMLMFTHRAGSRIIVPGQILRLANLKGKSVLIPHRFSIQHMLVHRLLTTGKLAIAGENDGQEYVSIEAVPCSLMPEMTSADPDGDIAAFICPGPFGDTEIEKKGFRHLLISRDLWKDHPGSVFVVHQDLINTKDQSLGLMVRCLLDGARQLDRYMSSPDTGEKEIHDIQKVAAAFLSLSEDQIQKSLKTSGIAYTPKLLLPDMNILNIVLDYMSTTMQVMPAGADLDGFVRPEFIHSALSENLALENRN; this is translated from the coding sequence ATGGATGTGATTTCGTTTGCCATGTGTTCCTGGGAACAAATGGAAAAAGGGTTTGACTGTGGCGATATCAATGCCGCATTTATGGATATTGCCCAGGCCATGTATCTGTTTGACAAAGGACTCTCCATTGCCATGCTCATGTTCACCCACAGGGCAGGCAGCAGAATCATTGTCCCTGGACAGATTTTGAGACTGGCAAACCTCAAGGGGAAAAGTGTTTTAATTCCGCATAGATTCAGTATCCAGCATATGCTTGTACACAGACTTCTGACCACAGGGAAACTGGCAATCGCCGGTGAGAATGACGGCCAAGAATATGTCAGCATTGAAGCCGTCCCCTGCTCCCTGATGCCGGAAATGACAAGTGCTGATCCTGACGGCGATATTGCAGCGTTTATCTGTCCTGGTCCCTTTGGTGACACCGAAATTGAAAAAAAAGGTTTCCGCCATCTGCTCATTTCCCGGGATCTGTGGAAAGATCATCCAGGCTCAGTATTTGTGGTACACCAGGACCTGATTAACACCAAAGACCAAAGCCTGGGGCTGATGGTCAGATGCCTCCTTGACGGTGCCCGGCAGCTTGACCGCTATATGTCATCCCCGGACACAGGCGAAAAAGAAATACACGACATACAAAAGGTGGCTGCTGCTTTTTTAAGCCTTTCAGAGGATCAAATCCAAAAATCGCTTAAAACATCGGGGATTGCCTATACCCCCAAACTTCTGCTACCTGATATGAATATTTTAAATATTGTTCTTGATTATATGAGCACAACCATGCAGGTCATGCCTGCCGGTGCAGACCTTGATGGATTTGTCAGGCCGGAATTTATTCACTCTGCCTTATCGGAAAATTTAGCCCTTGAAAATAGAAATTGA
- a CDS encoding ABC transporter ATP-binding protein translates to MKIEIEKISKFYDGSGEKPHQILKDISFSINAGDFVIILGESGCGKTTLLNMLAGLDNPSSGQIRVDGIPITGIHPSRSMLFQQPALIPWLSVKDNVAYGCKIRKDTQDLEYRVNQFLEIMGLTGAADQKPGQLSLGMAQRVCLARALVGHPKVLLLDEPFASLDTFTQAHIQEELVNLWMSENFTAVFVTHDIDEAIRLGNKIVVLAGSPAGIADIFEIDVPYPRKQHDPVIKSLRTDILDRFKIAYLAKRSLTDGI, encoded by the coding sequence TTGAAAATAGAAATTGAAAAAATCAGCAAATTCTACGACGGATCTGGAGAAAAACCACACCAGATACTCAAGGATATTTCTTTTTCCATAAATGCCGGGGATTTTGTGATTATTCTGGGGGAATCGGGTTGCGGGAAAACCACCCTGCTGAATATGCTGGCAGGGCTTGATAATCCAAGCAGCGGCCAGATCCGTGTGGATGGCATACCCATCACCGGCATCCATCCGTCACGTTCCATGCTGTTCCAGCAACCGGCACTCATTCCCTGGCTCAGCGTCAAGGATAACGTGGCCTATGGATGTAAAATCAGAAAAGACACCCAGGACCTGGAATACCGGGTGAACCAGTTTTTAGAAATCATGGGATTGACAGGTGCGGCAGACCAGAAACCCGGCCAGCTCTCTTTGGGCATGGCCCAAAGGGTCTGCCTGGCCAGGGCCCTCGTGGGACACCCAAAGGTCCTCCTGCTTGACGAACCTTTTGCCTCTTTGGACACATTTACCCAGGCCCATATCCAGGAGGAGCTGGTAAACCTTTGGATGTCGGAAAATTTCACTGCGGTTTTTGTCACCCACGATATCGACGAAGCCATACGGTTAGGCAATAAAATTGTGGTTCTGGCAGGTTCTCCCGCCGGCATTGCCGATATCTTTGAAATTGATGTGCCCTACCCCAGAAAACAACACGATCCCGTCATCAAATCGCTGAGGACCGATATCCTCGATCGGTTTAAAATTGCGTATTTAGCAAAACGGAGTCTGACAGATGGAATTTAA
- a CDS encoding ABC transporter substrate-binding protein produces MEFNQTTTGCHDGISRRNFLKKAFHTAGAAACSPMILPRRTMAQKRPLRIGYLPITDATPLLVAYSLGYFTHEGLNVEPPVMVRSWNILSESFLTGKFDLVHMLFPIPVWMRFKQNIPVKVLAWDHTNGSAVTVRADSGINRFADLAGKQVAVPSWYSMHNLVMQLGLQVQGLEPVIRPPASRLAPHEVNLFTLPPPDMPQALLGRKIDAFIVADPFNALAQEKFSAKIMRYSGDIWKNHPCCVIVVYEHLIQQYPDMVQKAVNAIVKAQAWCLQNPQETAHLLSKEGKGFLPVNQSVLDRVFGAIPEKELVHPQWHVERIGFQPFPFPSATRFILEQMKKTRFEGNTDFLSALDTNTAAAQIVDDSFVRKALDDMGGMKGFCHCDMNDTFTREELVEIN; encoded by the coding sequence ATGGAATTTAACCAGACAACGACTGGATGCCACGACGGCATTTCACGGCGAAATTTTTTAAAAAAAGCCTTTCATACAGCTGGTGCGGCTGCCTGTTCCCCCATGATACTTCCTCGCAGGACAATGGCCCAAAAAAGACCTTTAAGAATTGGTTATCTGCCCATTACAGATGCCACCCCCTTGCTTGTTGCATACAGTCTCGGCTACTTTACCCATGAAGGGCTGAATGTGGAACCACCGGTCATGGTGCGGTCATGGAATATCCTGAGTGAATCATTTCTGACAGGCAAATTTGACCTGGTCCATATGCTTTTCCCCATCCCTGTATGGATGAGATTCAAGCAGAACATCCCTGTCAAGGTACTGGCCTGGGATCATACCAACGGCAGCGCCGTCACAGTCAGAGCAGATTCCGGCATCAACCGGTTTGCAGATCTGGCAGGCAAACAGGTGGCCGTACCTTCATGGTATTCAATGCACAATCTGGTCATGCAGCTGGGTCTTCAGGTGCAAGGACTCGAACCTGTTATCCGTCCTCCGGCGTCCAGGCTTGCGCCCCATGAGGTGAATCTATTTACCCTGCCCCCCCCGGACATGCCCCAGGCGCTTTTGGGTAGAAAAATAGACGCATTTATCGTAGCAGATCCTTTTAATGCCCTTGCCCAGGAAAAATTTTCAGCAAAAATAATGCGATATTCAGGAGATATTTGGAAAAATCACCCATGCTGTGTTATCGTTGTTTATGAACATCTGATCCAACAATATCCGGACATGGTTCAAAAGGCTGTAAACGCCATTGTAAAAGCCCAGGCGTGGTGTTTGCAAAATCCCCAGGAAACTGCCCACCTGCTCAGCAAGGAGGGCAAAGGATTTCTTCCCGTTAATCAATCCGTTCTTGACAGGGTTTTTGGTGCCATTCCCGAAAAAGAACTGGTACATCCCCAGTGGCATGTGGAAAGAATCGGCTTTCAGCCTTTTCCTTTTCCGTCTGCCACCCGTTTTATTCTGGAACAGATGAAAAAAACCAGGTTTGAAGGCAATACGGATTTTCTTTCAGCCCTTGATACAAATACTGCGGCGGCACAGATAGTTGACGATTCCTTTGTCAGAAAAGCCCTTGACGATATGGGAGGCATGAAAGGATTTTGTCATTGCGATATGAACGATACATTTACCAGGGAAGAACTTGTTGAAATCAACTGA